ggacAGCGGTCTAAACCAGAAGTTTTAACCCAGTTACAAGGCAAAAACCTGCATGGACGGTCCGCGGGGCGTTTGCTTCACCCTGAGCCCCGCGAATTcgcctccccgctccccgccccggcaCCCCAGCACCGGCAGGCGGGAGGCGCTGAATTAACGCGAGCGGAGTAAGAAGTCCCAGACCTGTTGCTATTAGAGCACGTTTTACTTCGGGCACCCCGCGGGTCGGGACGGCGGCtccggggcgggggcggggagctGCACACGCCGGGCACCCCCGCACGCCTCACCGGCCTCCGGGATCGCGGGGTtcggagggaaaaaaaaaaaaaataaaaaaaaacaccaacccgAAGCACCAAACCGACACCCAGTCTGTCCGAAGGAGGGACGGCCGTCGTGCAGGCAGCGCGGGGGCGGAGGGCGCCGGACGGCTtcccccggcggcggggcggggggcggcgggggcccgGCCGTCAGTAGGgccccaccaccaccgcctCCACCTCCTTGGACGGCCGCCGGTCCTTAACCAGAAAGTTGATCATCCCCTCGGACTTGATGAGGAGGttgcagccaaggaagaagatGCCGAAGACGACGGTGAGGGCCAGGACGCACATGACGGCGATCTGCACCACCCGCATGATGTACAGGCTCCGCTcgtccgccgccgccgccgccccgccgtCGGTCACCACGGAGGCGGCGGTGCAGCAGCGCAGCGCCCGCTCCAGCTCCAGCGCCGCGCTCCCGGTGCCCGCcagcagccccgccgccgccgtgccgccgcccgccgccgagCCGTTCatcccgcccggccgccccgccgccgccgccgccgcatGCAGgcgggccgtgccgtgccgtgccgagcccCGCCGTGCCCGCGCCGTGCCCGCGCCGTgccgcgctgccccgcgccGGCGGAGGCTCCGCGCtgccccgctccgcccgccgctccgcgctgcgctccgccccgccgcgcccgggaggggagcggggctgaggggcggggggctgggcggggggaTTTCGTGAGCGGGGGTGGGAGGCGATGGGGaggtggctgggggtgggcgCTGGGGGGGGCCGTGGGGAGCGGGGCTGTTGCCGGGGGGCGTTgaggggggggttggggggagcaGAACGCTTGCCAGTGGGTTTTGGGGAGCGGGATTTCTGCtcctgggttttggggtgggttttggggggagCAGGATTTTTGCcagtgggttttggggtgggttttgaGGAGCAGAACATTTACCAGTAGGTTTTTGGGGAGCAGGATTTTTTCCAGTGGGTTTTGGAGTCAGTTGGGGGGGCAGGATTTCTGCCAGTGGGCTTTGGGGAGCAGGAATTTTTCCAGTGGCTTTTGGGGAGCGGGATTTTCGCCAGCAGGTTTTGGGGACTAGGATTTCTGCCAGTGGACTTTGGGGATCAGGACATTTACCAGTAGGTTTTGGGGAGCAGGATTTTTTCCAGTGGGttttggagttgttttttttggggagCAGGATTTTTGCCAGTGGGCTTTGGGGTGGGTTTTGAGGAGGGGGACTTTTGCCAATGGCTTTTGGGGAGCAGGTATTTTGCCAGTGGCTTTGGGGAAATGGGGTTCAGGGATGGGCATTTTCTAAGGCAGCAAGCTCTGGGGGGCGCCTTTCTAAAAAGTGGAGTTTGGGGAGTGTTTTTGGGGAAACAGTGTTCCAGATTTTGAGGGAGCAGGATTTTCCAAGTGGGATTTTGCAGGAgtgggttgtttgttgttttttaaaaggagcaAGTTCTTGGGTGTGGGCTTCCAGAGAGTGGGGTTTTGGGAGTGTTtttggggggagaggaggaggtttCTGCGGGGGGGTGTGTGCAGTGCCGGTCCCTGGGGCTGTAGAAGGAGCCAGACCAGCCCTTGGGGGATGTGTGGGCTCAGTTGGTTGAACCTTACCCTCCTCAAACACCGGGCCCTCACCCCGCCCCCGGTCTGTTTTAATCGAAGGTTCAGCCGCTGCATGGCCCCAAGGGTTTTTCGGAGCCGTGCCTCCTGTATGTGGCTGGAGGCCACAGTGCCAGGAGAGGTGACAACAGGAGCGGTGACAACCCAGTGTGACTCTGGGGACGCACTCAGCGGCAGGTGCACAGGGGTCCGCGCGTTGTGCACCTCTGCACCccactgcccagccctgggggtgcACCTGAGAACCCTGGGTACCAACGCTGCTTCCCCAGAGGCACCCAAGCacctgggggtggctggggcttCGTGCCCCCCATTTAGGGG
The Falco cherrug isolate bFalChe1 chromosome 8, bFalChe1.pri, whole genome shotgun sequence DNA segment above includes these coding regions:
- the RPRM gene encoding protein reprimo, whose product is MNGSAAGGGTAAAGLLAGTGSAALELERALRCCTAASVVTDGGAAAAADERSLYIMRVVQIAVMCVLALTVVFGIFFLGCNLLIKSEGMINFLVKDRRPSKEVEAVVVGPY